gtataagaatgggCAGTGTATCCTTATATACAgaaaaaatgtctatttttggGACCTATGACTAATTATGGCTACTTTaaatcactgctaaaaatgtgatataagtGGTTATATAAGTGTggtataaaatgaatcataactttgactcaacaacacaatagaatacaaaaaaacaacaacgcatTTTTTAAAATCCTGAATAGGTGacctataacacacacacacccaggagtgtccatataaggagttgtgtattattgtcACAGCAGTTtgccatgggtgcacctgtggcacagatccatgaggtgtgagcactaagggttaaggtgAGGGTAAAGGGACTGGGAATGTATTGTGTCTGAGTGTCTCTAGGAGTATAAGAATAATGTgcaagaacgtgtgtgtgtgtgtgtgtgtgggtaccAGTGGGTCCATGGCTGTCCTTGGTGGAAAAGTTCCCCATACTGCAGTTCTGGTTGTTCAGGCCACAGATGCGTTGGCCCTGCAGGTGTTTTTGGCTTCTTCACTTGGGCTCACACCAAAGTGGCACTGtggaagtgacacacacacacacacataaacttgtttttatatcttagacAGGACACATACATGACATGTATTCCCCAGCCCCTTAGCCTTACCTTATCCACCTAACCTTagcccttaccctaacccattcaattctaatcctaaaaccaggtcttaaccctgaaaaagccataaaatgtccccacaaagacctcaacaaagacacacacaggacaTCCAGTAAGACTCAAGTCATGTACTTACATACATGCACTGTTTCCCAGCAGAGAAATACTGTACTTCAGTGACCCAGAACAGAAACACTACAGTTCACGGAGTTGACTTATTTTACTTATTCATCCTTAATTTCCCaaagaaatgaaatagaaatcCCTTAAAACATGTGAGATTTAGTCAACAGTGTCAGTTAACAGCAGGATCATGTAagtggacaacaacaacaataacatcacACGACCACATAACACATAACATAACACTGGCCACATAATGTGTCAAACGAAGAGTAATTAAAAATTCAGATTACATCTAAAAAAATGAACTTACATGAACACAGAAGCCAAAAAGCAGCACATTTAGAAAGAGAGCGAGtcctcaaaacaacacaacaagtcCACGTTATCACAAATCAATACGACACAGCCGACACTTTGAACTCTGACGATAAAGGCGTTGAAAACTTGAAATCACGAcctttacaacaacaaaaaccacagcaggaaaaacacacacacacacacacacaaacgtgctTGGAAAAGTGAAACACCTTTTCGCCCACAAGGCCAAGCTAACACGCGCACTTACGTACTCATATaagttcatgttttcatatacAAACCGTTAAAAGTGGACAAAAAAGGCTCCCGTTGAAAGTTTTCCGTGAagtcttcttctcctccacgcTTCGGCTTCCTCCGGCGCTGCTGCTCAGCCGAGCGCACTGCTCTGCTGCGTCTTCAGCGTCTTCCTCACTGACGCGGAGGAACAGACGGAACGACTGCCAGCGACGTTCAGCGTCCTCCGTGCAAAGTTGAACTGACGCACCATTTTATGGATTAGAACACGCAGTAAAGTCGCAGATAAGCGCCGCTACGAACACAGAGTCCGGGTTTGAAGCGCATATCAAACGGAGGTGAAATCATAAAACTCCCTAataagagtgagtgagtgagtgacggCTGCTGGATGAGTCCACTAGAGGGCGCAGTTAGGCTGTGTCAGAGAAAACCTGTTGCCTCCATGACGGTGAGGGCTCTCTtcacttaaagctgtagtacgtaactttttttttaaatgtaaacaaatgcccAGCtttattcaaaccattgtcaatgATGCTGATTAACCCTAGAACATTTTACcccatatgataaaaaaaatcagaatataTTAAGGTAAAACAATACATGGCAAATTGAAGTATTCttcttttataaaacaaaaaaaggcatcaGTGGGGGACCCTATGCAAAGCCTCTAAAATCTGCGAAAAATGAGGCAATCGTTAACGAAAAAGTACAGTatatcattcatcatttaaagtacagaaaatgagcattttagcATTTTACGCCGTCTATGAAAGCAATGAAAGGAACACATTTCAAACTAACACCTGTCCACACAAGTCACATGGACATTTAATGCTTTAAGACACTAAGTGTCATTTAAGTACTTTTAGTGCTCACTAGATTAAAATGTATCCTGGGTCATTTGAATCAGATTATTGTTTGTGAAAATCCCACTTGAACAAGAAGTTGTTACAGGTGTAACTAATACAGTCCCTGAtgagtgtttttgtaaatgtaatatttaagcTTTAGTCTatggctatatatatatatatatatatcaaaatatttgttttggagTCCAATGATTCATGTTATCTTTACAAGAGTAAAGATAAGTGTAAAGATAAGAGATCAGTGGTTTCCTCCAGACCTGATCTCCCTCCTTTAAAGTGAATATCAATGCTTCCCAACTTTTTTTACATGACTACATTTTCATTATAAGTCTGCTTACATTACCACATCAGTTATTGCCAATTGACTTTTAACACCTACACATACAACATGATTGAAACTAGTCCACTCTCTTTAAGATGACTAAAAACCTTCACCATAATGTGCTGCACAGAAGCAACGAGACACAAGGGTGCGACTGAAGTGCCAGAtgcttttatttcataaatCTCTTCTAACATCTCgccattaaatattaattatattcCAAACAGATAAGAATCTCTCCTGTAATTGCCACTCGGGAGTTTGCAGTCCATCAAGGCTTGTATTGGCTGAGCGCTGATGTGTGAAGCTCGCAGCAAACAGATGAACAGTGAACCGACGGCGAACGTGTTTTTTCCAGATATTGGTTTTGTCCCGTGCGCCGTCTTGGCAGTTCTGCCTCATGAACCCGCACGACGCTGAGTGAATGGGGAAGTGGGCCGCAGCGAGCGGACAGGCTCCACCTCACACAGTCCGACTGAGATCAATAGAGCTCTGTGCTCACTGTGCAACGctgcagaagagagagaatCCATCAAAACCAGCCAGGTGGATTTTCACAACCTCCAACCCAAGCCTACATTGATTCCATACTCACAGGAGTGCAGTGCATGAACTTGAAAGGAAAATGCATCAGCATGTGATATTCTTTCAAAGCAGAATCGTGCATGTATCTGAATCTGTTATtgattaaagaaaatgtttaaaaactacTCTTTCATCAGGGGTCGGGACACATAACAGTGTCCTGTTATTTGTGCCATGATGACAGTTGGAGCCATTAGCTCCATCTGCTGAGTGGATTATGACAGTTCTGTCAGCGACCTACTGCACTGGTGTTCTGGATTACCACTCCCAGGGTTTTGAAAACTCCCAAAGTGCCACAAATAACAGCTGGTCCAATTAAGcaaacagggaaaaaaaggcttttgagtaatccaaaaaaaaagagtttggcTGAATCCTTATTTTTcacaacttttcaaaaatacGAGTAAAACTCCCTTACCCCCTTTTATGATTTGTGTCACCAATGTATCAGATATGGATTTCTATATATCCGTATACACATCAGTAAATTTCAAACAGTTTGCAACCCATGAGGCACGCTCTCAACCACGCTTAAGTGTGAAATcccctttaaatgccaggttTTTGTTGTAAATGCAAAAGGAAAAACCAAAAccagaatgtaaacaaattctggttttgggggggggggcacaaaGTTGGGATGCACAAGTCTGCAGTGTCTGGCTCTCGTGGATGCTTGTCTCTCTAATACCAGATTAGGTAAATGAGTGTGTGCCAGGATTGATTTTCCACCTGAGTTCATAATACCCACCGAGGCCACAGGCTAATCCAGGAGGAATGATCTGATGATTCTCTCTTGCCCGCCTGCCACCTGCAGTGTCTCAGCCTGGTAAATAAGACGTCGCAATCCAGTCAGACgtatttgtgcaaatgtttggtGTGTTAACGTGACCCAGAGTCTTGATTCCTCGGACTATCTCTGCTGTTCTTTCCCTGGCCCGATCAAACACGCCGACAAAGTAGTGGAAGCCATAATCTGTGTCTTCTACCGCTGCCTCctgattgacagctgatgtCAGGCTGTCCCTGCCAGTGCCAAGGCTTCTTGATggactgctcctcctcctcagaggaAATCAATTGAAGTCATGGGCAGTTATGGGCTGCTGAAGCACTCACACATGGCTGTCTGCCTGGGGAAGCATGGTGGGGCAGAGGGGGGCACAGGGAGAGGGTTGCCAACCATCTGTGTACACAGGGGCACTGCCAAGCATCAAACCCTTAATTCAGCAGGCCTCAAGGAGACACACAATGTCTCCTGATTAAACATTTTAGCTCATTCAACGCCTATTCAGCAACAGTTTTTTGGAAAGTTCCAACATCATTACATGCTCATCCAATCATTCACGCTGCTTAGTGTCCTCTAAGGGCATTAAAGACTCTAGTACAATGTAAACGATTTCCATATGCGTTGCACTAGTTTCTGTATCATTAGAGATCGCTTCCAACTTCCTGCCAACATACAGGTTCAGTCAGTCAGAAACCCACTCTTGCCGCATCCTCAGAGAGCACATGGGGCCACACTGGTGCGATGGGCCAGTATAGCTACAGGCTTGGACGTGCAAAAGTGCAGTTTCTGAGAACCAACAGCTGTTGCTGGCCAACCTAAATCCAATCTAGAACCGCACATTATTTCGGAGGGACTTTCTGGCCAACAAAGGACGGGGGAGGGATCTCGTGACAGGCATTAGCCTGGCGAGTTACATCCAGGAATGGGGTCTTATGGGCCGCTGTGCCCGCCATGGTGGCTTCAGTGTGCGTGCCAACCCACTGTAGCACACGGGCAGAGGGCCGGTGGTAGAGGGCCAACTGCCTGGAGCTGTAGCCACACATCCCGATCCCCACGGCGCCCAGCAGCAAAGCCATACCCGGCATGGTCCTCTCAGCTGGAGGCGCTGCAGACACGTTACGATAGGCCTGGGTCTGAAAGGAAAGAAGAGTGCAGAGTGAAACGTGGTAAGAGGGAATGTTTGGTGTGAGCATAAAAGTCAAATAAACTGTCTCATCACAGCAGTCCAGAAACAATACAACTACTTTGCCAGGAATAACCACAGAGTTATGACTCGTTATATGCATGGAAGGAGATCAATTTTAGTTGTGAAGACCACAGCCCTGGAGAACGACCAACTGTCTGCATCAAATGAGTGCGTCACAATATGCTCACCTCAGCCCTCCACCCCTCTCAACcgttacacccccccccccactaaaGCGCCTGGGATTTAAAGTGCATCTTCTCTCATTTTCCAAATCGCAGTCTGTCTCGTTCTCTTCTGCGACACAGTCAATTTCCTCCACGGGTCCCTGACAATTACAAAGAGCATAAGAGGAGCAAATAATAGAAACTTCATAGTCTCTTCTGGAGCTGTGTCACAGGCAGTTAAGAAGCCATTCCTTTGGCTCACTCACCCAGTTCCCATTTCCATTTACAGTGCAATGGACCGTCGTCGGCCTGGTTTTCTCCACTGTCTTTGGTAAACAACAGGAGCGAGCATCCTCTGTGAGCTAAAACCAAATGCCTCCCACAATCACCAACACTTTTAGTTTACTTTTCATCTTCTTCTCATGCCTTAATCTGTGTCTGTACAGTATGTATCCATACAGAAATGTTAACACAGTGGGTGTTTGAACTACGTTATTTCACTTTCGGTTGGTCAccgagaaataaaaaaaaacaaaaaaacagaggattCCAAGCACTTATCATCCCTGTCTTCAAATTCAATACATTAAGGGGTGCTTCTGCCCTTTTCCTTAAAAGGtcttaaatcaaaataaactgcCCGGTGCAGATAATCCTCTGCAGGCAGCTTGTATTGACTCAGCGCTTTAGGACACTGATACACTGTGGTGGAGGAAGCTTTAGTGTCACTACGCATCCGAGAACAAAAATCAAGAGCACATGTTGTCATTTATCTTTAAGACTTACACATATTAAGCATTTAAACACCCGACACAGGAACTTAATGTCTTACGAATGTCTTCTGAGAACTTGACAAACTGCTCTCCCTCACCTGCAGCAGCCTGATGTAGCCTGGGGTCAGTCTTGGGAGCCTTGGGAACATCGTGGAGCGTTGCACGGTGGGCCTTCCTCGTTAGATCAGGGCCAGATGACAGACTCCTTCACTGTCAAGCTCCTCTGCCTCGGCTCACAGAACAGGAAACCCTTCCCCGTGCTCCCTCCGCCCTGCCCTCGGCTATCTGATGCAGGACAGCCTGGTCAATTCTTTTAATGCCCCGTCTTTACATAACGAGCAGTCTGCATGTGGTGAGTCTAAGGGGATTAGAGTAGCTGGCACATGGGGACAAACAACACATCAGAGTGTGTTTAGAGCCACGATGAAATCATATAATCAGactgaattattaaaaacaattgaaAACAGAATATAGAACTATCTAGTCATCATTATGATGACATGATTGCTTTGTTTGATGTATTGCATGAGAGTGAGGTTAATCCTTGTAGATGACGTAGGTAGATGCAGCACATTAGCATTAGTGTATTTACGTTTCATGACATCAGCGGTTCATTAAATAGCCTCGCACAATCTCATGATAGAGCAATAAATCTGCCTACACCTATCGATTGGGATTTTCCACGTTGATGGCCCAAGAGTGGCTTCTCCTGCCATGTTACAGTGACTTTCCTTAAGCTTCGATGTCCTTCCTGTCCTTCCTGGCCTCAGGGGTCACGAGCTCAGTCGGAGGTCTTATTACGTGGTGGCTGAAAACATCTCCCTCACTGGACGACAGCAATTCTGTCCACTGAAAGCAGCCGACAGTGACCTTCTTCTCATACTTGGTAGTAAAACCATCAAGAGTTTAAAGTACCATAGGGGGAAAAATGCCAGAAAACACAGATTAGccaaattaaaaggaaaagaaagcaaACCAGCATACTCCAAATGGGAATATTAACAATTAGCAGCaataatatacattataaattaacattaaacataaaacagagAGCTGGGGTACGTAGGAATATCATGTTTGACAGAATTTGGACAGTTAGAAGTTAAAACTATTGacataattattttctttcacagaTTTGTGTGAAAACCACAGATTACAGCTGCTGTGAGGAATAAGTGATGCAATCATAATTCATCCTCAGAGAGACATGGTATCTTTAACATGTAATACCAATCTATCCAATAGTTAATGAGACATTTCCCTTTAACGGCGACACATTGTGACTTCCAGTTTGGTGctggagcaaaacaaacaatagaTTGGTGTCCGGGAACCATGAATGTTGGTAATCCATCCAGTAGATTGAGTTCAGGTATTGCACTAGCTGAGAAGAGCTTCATCTACTGTTGATTCTAAAGGAAACATTAAGAGATCGCATCAAGTGTCGCAAGTCTTTGTCTGGAACATCGCAGCTATCTTTAACAGATTTCATTACAACAACCTGAAGATAGATGAAATATTTCAGTCTGCACCAAGGTGACTGATTGAATAGATGAACCTGAGgtggcaaaaaaacacaaagaataaaaCCCTGCAAATGAggaacttcacacacacacacacacaagtgtgtcaGTAAACGGGCTCTCTGCCTACATTGTTTCCTCTGGCTAATGTCTATCCGTCACAGCACCTGGTGCTTCCATTCATGAACGGAGAGACCGCAGACGGTTTGCCATCACACTAATTACTCAACACCGCGACACACAAATACCCAAACGGAGCTGTGTGTCAACCGTGTGCACGATAAGACAGAAACTGTCCGGCCTGGATAACTCTCTGCCCTTGTCCTGAACCCAGCGTCTGGCACTGAGGTGTGGCTACATGTAACAGAAAAGATTAACACTGGGTCCTATGGGATCATCAACACCATACTGTGCTGCTATACTGAGTATATAGTTAGATAACAGCAACAAGGGGGTGTGGGAATAATGGTTGGGTGGATTATTGCTCTTTATCAGTCAGCTCTGCATCTGCTGAGACACCATTAGTGTCACTATTACCCCCCTGAAGGATATCAATGTATCATTTTGTGCAGGAGGTAAAAGCGCAAATGTGAAAAAGGCAGTAGGGAGTGTACTCCGGATAATTGAGGAGCGATTAGGTTAACTGGCTGGGTCTAAATGTCATAACATCTGCAAACAATACGGAGCTGGCATTTACTTTCCTGACAATTAGGGGCGAAGATGAGTGGGAAGGAGTGTGAGGATAATGCCAAATACATGTGCGATGAATCTCCACTGCGTGAAAACAAGTCGGAAACAAAATGAGGGCAAACAAAAGGTCAGCTACTGCAACCGTTACTTTAAGCTCACACTTGTTGGGTCGGACAAGCTATAACAAAAGCCACTTCCCTGTGGGGGACAGTAAAGTTTTTATGATTCTGGGATTGCCTGGCCTTGAAAATTAATTGCACATCATCCATTTTCATACCATTGATAAGCATAAATCAAactcagatttttttatttattagtaaaaaaaataatatttaaggAAAGTGAGTGaaagtttttcttcttctccaggaAAATGAGTTACATAGGGCAATCCCCACAGTAATGTAATACTGGTGTTCTGGCTTCAGGGGACATCTGGAACTCCACACCCCGGCACACATGGTGGGTGCAAGGCCTAGTTTACGTCGCACCTTAATTCCATTAT
This genomic interval from Solea solea chromosome 18, fSolSol10.1, whole genome shotgun sequence contains the following:
- the zgc:193593 gene encoding uncharacterized protein zgc:193593, producing the protein MFPRLPRLTPGYIRLLQTQAYRNVSAAPPAERTMPGMALLLGAVGIGMCGYSSRQLALYHRPSARVLQWVGTHTEATMAGTAAHKTPFLDVTRQANACHEIPPPSFVGQKVPPK